In Streptomyces sclerotialus, the DNA window TCCAGTCACCTCCTGTCGGAGATCGAGGCGTTGTGCGACCGGGTCAGCATCATCCGCAAGGGCCGGACCGTGGAGAGCGGCTCCCTGGCCGACCTGCGCCACCTCACGCGCACGTCGGTCATCGCCGAACTGGCGGGCCCGCCCGACGGACTGTCCCGGCTCCCCGGGGTGCACGACCTCGACGTGCACGGCAGACGCGTCCGGCTCCAGGTCGACACCGACAAGCTCGACGCCGTGCTGCGCTCCCTCACCTCGTCCGGAGTACGCAGCCTGACGAGTACGCCGCCGACGCTGGAGGAGCTGTTCCTGCGGCACTACCAGGACGACCTGGGCACCGGTGACCGTCGCGCCGCCGAGGGCACGGCCGCTGCCGCCGAGCCGTCCGGTGCTGAAGAGGTGACGCCGCGATGACCGCCGTGACCGCCGGTCCCGTGGTCCGGAGCGGGCCCCGCGACCTCGCAGGGACGGGTGCCCTGCTGCGCCTCGCCCTCCGCCGCGACCGGCTGATGGTCCCGCTGTGGGTACTGCTGCTCGGGCTGACGGTGGCCGGCCTGACCGGGCCCTTCGAGGCGCTGTACGACACCGCGGCCAAGCGTGCCGAGCTGGCGCAGTCGATGAACGCCAACACCTCGATGCGCGCGCTGTACGGCCCGGTGTTCGGCGACTCGATCGGCGGGCTGGTCACCTGGCGGATGGCCGGCTTCGGCGCTGTGCTCGCCGCCGTGATGAGTCTCCTGATCGTCGTACGGCACACCCGGGAAGAGGAGGAGACGGGCCGTCAGGAGCTGCTGTCGGCCGCCGTGGTCGGACGCCGCGCACCGATCAGCGCCGCACTGCTGACCGCGCTCCTCGCCAATGCCGCACTGGCCATGGTCATCACCGCCGGACTCATCGAGAGCGGTCAACCGGTCGCGGGCTCGCTGGCACTGGGGCTGGCCGTCGGCGGGTGCGGGATGTTCTTCGCCGGCGTCGCCACCGTCGCGGCGCAGCTCACCGAGAGCGCGCGGTTGGCCAAGGGGCTGACGGGCGCGGCCGTGGGCCTCGCATTCGTCCTGCGGGCCGCGGGCGACGCCGCGAGTGCCGACGGTTCCTCGCCACTGACCTGGCTGTCACCGGTCGGCTGGGCCCAGCATCTGCGGGCGTACGCCGGTGAACGCTGGTGGGTGCTCCTGCTGTTCGCCGCCGGCACCGTCGGCGCGGCCTGCGCCGGGTACGCGCTGGCCGCGCGGCGCGACATCGGGATGAGCTTCCTGCCGGCCCGGCCCGGACCGGCCCGCGCACCGGCGTCGCTGAGCGGCGCGTTCGGTCTCGCCTGGCGGCTGCAGCGTACGACGCTGCTGGGCTGGGCCGTCGGATTCGCGGTGGCCGGCGGGGTGTTCGGCGGTATCGCCGACGGCGCCTCCGACCTCGTCGGCGACAACGAGCAGACCCGCCGGATATTGGAGCGGATGGGCGGCGCCCAGGCACTCACCGACACCTTCCTGGCCACCATGGCCGGCATGCTCGGCATGGTCGCGGCCCTCTACGCGACGGGGGCGGTGCTGCGGCTGCGCGGCGAGGAGACCGGCGACCGGGCCGAGCCGGTACTGGCCTGCGCGGTGGGGCGGTTGCGCTGGGCGGTGAGCCACCTGCTGATCGCGTTTCTGGGCACGGGCGTCGTGCTGGCGACGGGTGGGGTGGGCCTGGCGCTCGGGTACGGGGCCACGGTCGGTGACGTGGGCGGACGCTTCGGGGCCGTGGTGGGGGCGGCGCTGGCGCAGATACCGGCGGTCTGGGTGCTGGCCGGTCTGGCCGCCTTCCTCTTCGGCGCCCTCCCGAAGCTCACCACGGCGGCCTGGGGGCTGACCGGGGCGTCGCTGGGCATCGGCTGGATCGGTCCGGCGCTCGACCTCCCGCAGTGGGTGATGGACCTTTCCCCCTTCAGCCACCTGCCGAAGCTGCCGGGCGGCGACGCGACGGCGGCGCCCTTCCTGTGGCTCCTGCTGACAGCCGTCCTCAGCACGGCCGCGGGCCTGATCGCGCTGCGGCGCCGGGACATGGGATGAACGAGGGAGGGATGACCGTACGGCGATGACCTCACAGCGATATCCACACCCTGTGGATATTTCCCGGGGCGGGCTCTCGGAGGGGAGCTCCCTCTGGGGCGAGGCCAGGGCGAGGAGGGAGCGGTGGAGGAGGTGGGGGGAGGGGGAGGGGGGAGGGAAGGGGAAGGCCCGGCCCGCGAACGGGGGCGGGCCGGGCCGGGCCCCCGCCTCAGAACCCCGGTGTCACGAGGCCCGTTTCGTAGGCGAAGACGGCGGCCTGGGTGCGGTCGCGGAGGCCGAGCTTCACCAGGATGCGGCTCACATGTGTCTTGACCGTGGATTCGGCCACGACGAGATGTTCGGCGATCTCGCCGTTCGACAGGCCTTGGGCGACCAGTACCAGCACCTCCGTCTCCCGCTCCGTGAGGTCACCGATGCGTTCCTGGGCGGGCTGCCGGGGCGCGCCCAGCCGGGAGAACTCCGAGATCAGCCGTTTGGTCACGGTCGGCGCGAGCAGCGCTTCGCCGGACGCCACGATGCGTACTCCCTCGGCGAGTTGGCCGGCGGACGCGTCCTTGAGGAGGAAGCCGCTGGCTCCCGCGCGGAGCGCCTGGTAGACGTACTCGTCCAGGTCGAAGGTGGTCAGTACGAGCACCTTGGCGTCCGCGTCGGCGGCGGCGATCTCGCGGGTCGCTTCGAGGCCGTTGACCTCCGGCATGCGGATGTCCATCAGGACGACGTCCGGGCGCAGGGCCGCGACCTGTTGGACCGCGTCGCGGCCGTTCACCGCCTCGCCGATGACCTCGATGTCCGGCATCGCGTTGAGGAGGACGGAGAACCCCTCCCGCACCATGACCTGGTCGTCGACGATCAGGACATTGATCATTACTGCGGCCTTCCCGGCGGGGTGTCCGGCTTCTGCAGCGACACGGTGGGCTGTTGACCGGCGGGCGGACGAGCCGCCGCGTGCTGCGTGCCGGCGGGCTGCCCCATCGGCCGGGTGGCCGGGGCCGAGGTCGGCTCCATCGTATGTGCAGCAGACGCAGACGCCTGTGGACCGGTCACCCGAGGCGACTCCGGAGCAGACGGCCGGGACGGCTCCGACACAGACATCCGAGGCGGCTCCGGCACAGACATCCCAGGCGGCTCCGGAGCAGACGGCCGGACCGACTCCGCAGCAGACGTCCGGGACGGCTCCGGCACAGCCGTCCGAGGCGACTCCGGCACAGACATCCCAGACGACTCCGGCACGGACATCCCAGACGACTCCGCAGCAGACGGCCGGGACGGCTCCGGGTCCCGCGCCGCCGGGAGGAACACCGTCACCTCGTATCCCCCGTCCGGCGTCGGGCCGTTGGTCATGTCGCCGTTGAGCATGCCGACGCGTTCGTGCATGCCGAGGACGCCGTGGCCCGCGCCGGGAGAGGGCTTGGCCAGGCGGTTCGGGGGCCCGTTGACGACGCGCAGGCCGAGGCCGCCGAGTACGTACGCGACCTCCACCCGGGCCTCCGCGCCCGGCGCGTGCCGCAGCGTGTTGCTCAGCGCCTCCTGGATGATCCGGTACGCCGACAGCTCCACGCCCTGCGGCAGCGGCCGTACGGCCCCGGTCACCACCGCCGTGACGGTCAGCCCCGCCCCGCGCACGCTCTCCAGCAGCGCGTCCAGGTCGGCGAGGGTGGGCTGTGGCGCCTCGGGGCCGGCGAAGGCGTCGGGGTCCTCGGAGCGTACGACGCCCAGGATGCGGCGCAGTTCGGTGAGGGCCGCCACGGCGTTCTCGCGGATGGTCGAGAAGGCGGTGGCCAGTTCGGGCGGCGTGTCCCGCACCCGGTACGGCGCGGCCTCCGCCTGGATGGCGATCACCGACATGTGGTGCGCGACGACGTCGTGCAGCTCGCGGGCGATGGTCGCGCGCTCCTCCAGCGTGGTGCGCCGGGACCGTTCCTCCGCGGTGACGGTGCGGGTCTCCTCGACCTGCTGCCGCTCCTCGCGCCAGGCGCGGACGGCCGCGGCGGCCATCAGCACGATTCCGCTCAGCACCGCCGCCTGCGGCAGCAGCGAACCGTCGGTACCGAGGACGGTGATGCCCGGCGTGAGCAGGACGAACGTCACCGCCCACATCTCCGTCGCCAGCCGGGGCCGGGTACGCAGGACGACCAGGACCATCGTCGCGACGTGTCCGAGGAAGGAGAGCATCCAGGCGCCTCCGCCCCCGCCGCCCAGCATCCCGAAGCAGGCGGCCAGCAGCGAGAGCCAGAAGGCTCCCACCGGGCGGATCAGGGTCATCGCCGGCGGGCCCGCGACGAGCACACCGAAGATCAGCATGATCAGTGGCGGCCCGACGGTGGTCGTCTGAACGGCGAACATCAGCAGCACGAAGGCGTAGCCGAGGACCAGCGCGTGCGGGAACCAGCGCAGGTAACGGCCCTGCCGGGGCGACAGCCAGGGCACCCGGCCGGCCACCCGGTCACCGTCCAGCGGGGGCAGCGGGCGGGCGGCGAAGGGGTGGGAGAACAGGTCCCGGCGGAGGCCGCTCAGCACGCCGCTCGTTGTGCGGGCCTCGGGGTGCCGGCCGTCCCGTACGTACTCGGCATCGCTCTGTTTCCGGCGTGTGCCGTCCACGAACTGAGGTGTCTCGTTCACGCACCCCACGGTAGGGACGGGGGCGGGCGACGGCGTCCGGCCCAGTGGGGATCTGCGGGGGTCCGTCTCAAGTACTACGTGCTGCGCGGTGCGGCACTCCGGTACACCTTCCCCGGACCGCTCCCCCACCCGGACCTCGGCGGTTCATACCTCCACCAGCAGTTCCACCGGCCCCCTGATCACGAAGTTCGGCTTCCAGGACGGTTCGGCGGCGAGGCGGAGGGCCGGGGCGGCGCGGAGCAGGGCACCGAACGAGGCGGTCAGTTCGAGGCGGGCGAGCGGGGCGCCCAGGCAGTAGTGGATGCCCGCGCCGAGGGAGACGTGCGGGTTCTCCGGGCGGGAGAGGTCCAGTTCCTCGGGGCGGTCGAAGCGTGCCGGGTCGCGGTTGGCCGAGCCGAAGAGGAGGGCCACCTCCGCGCCGCGCGGTACGACGGTGCCGTCGATCTCGATGTCGTCGAGGACCCAGCGTTCGAAGAGCTGGAGCGGGGTGGCGTACCGCAGCAGTTCCTCGACGGCGGTCGGCAGCAGCGTGTCCGGCGCGGCGCGCAGCGCGGCGAGCTGGTCCGGGTGCCGGAGGAGGGCGAGCCAGCCGTTGACGGTGGTGTTGACCGTCGCTTCGTGCCCGGCGTTGAGCAGCAGCACGCAGGTGGAGACCATCTCCTGCTCGGTCAGCCGGTCGCCTTCGTCGTACGCCGCGATCAGGGCGCTGATCAGGTCCTCGCCCGGGTCCTTGCGCCGGGCGGCGATCAGTTCGCGCAGGTACGCGGAGAATTCGAGCGACGCCCGTACCGCGCGGCGCGCCGTCTCCGCTGCCGGGTTCAGTTCGTACATCCCGCAGATGTCGGCCGACCAGGGGCGCAGCAGTGAGCGGTCGGCTTCGGGGATGCCGAGCATCTCGCCGATGACCGCGACCGGGAGGGGTTCGGCGATCGCGGTCAGCAGGTCGCCGCCGCCCGCCGCCACGAAGTCCTCGACCAGACGGTCCACCAGCCGGGCGACGACGGGCGCCAGTTGCTCGACCGTGCGGGGCGTGAACGCCTTCGAGACGAGGCGCCGCAGGCGGGTGTGGTCGGGCGCCTCCATGTCGAGGAGGCCGTTGTCGTTGAGGACGTGGAAGGGCTCGTGTTCGGGCGGGGGCGGAGTGCGGCCGAACTCCTCGTGGGTGAAGCGGTGCAGGTAGGTACGGCCGAGGCGGCGGTCCCGCAGCAGCGCGCTGACGTCCGCGTGGTGCGGCACCAGCCACTGGTCGGTGGGCGGGAAGTGGTGCACCCGGCCGGCGCGGCGCAGTTCGGCGTAGCCGGGGTAGGGGTCGGCGACGAACTCGGGCGACCAGGGGTCGAATGCGGCGACGGCTGCCATGGGGGGACGGTACCGCCGGGCACGGCCCGGCGGTCAGGGTCCGGTGGCGCCGGATTCTCCGCCGCCCGGCACGGGGCGTGGTGTGCCGCTGAGGACGCCGAGAAGTGCGTCGCGGAGCGCGCCGTACGCCTCGGTGCCGGGGGTGACGGCCGCGTAATGGCCCACGCCGGGCAGTTCGTGCAGGGCGACGGGGCCGCCGAGCACGGCGTCGGCTCCGGTGCCGTCGCGTCCGGGGGCGGCTGCGGTGGCGGTACCGGTTCCGCGGTGGGTCCGTGCGTAGCGCTGCGACAGTTCCAGCGGTACGTCGGGGTCGGCCGTGCCGTGCAGGATTGTCACCGGTACGCGGGGCGCCAGCCGTACCGGATCGGTCGCGGCGATACGTTCCGCCAGGGCCGTACGACCCAGGGGTGCCGCGGCGCCGCCGTCCAGGAACTCCGCCACGGCCCCACTGCTCAGCCGCAGTTCGTGGGCGCGGGCGAGGTCGGCGACCGGGGCCACGGCGACGGCGGCGGTGGCCGGGCCCGGCCGCGCTGCCGTCCAGAGGGCCAGGTGGCCGCCGGCGGAGTGGCCGGCGACGACCACGGGCGTTCCCCGGTGCGCCTCGGCGGCCGCCACCCGTACCGCGCTCGTCACGTCGTCGAACGTCTCCGGCAGACCGCCGCCGCCACCGGCCCTGCGGTACTCCGCGAGCGCGACCGGCAGGCCGTCCCTGGCCAGCGCGGCGGCCAGCGGCGACAGGTGCGTACGGTCGTAGGCCACCCGCCAGAAGCCGCCGTGCAGCAGGAGGACCATCGGGCCGGTCCGGCGGCCGGCCGGCGGGGAGTACGCCGTGCCCGGCGGCCGGTACAGGTCGACGACCTGGTCGGGGTGGTCGCCGTAGGCGACGCGGGCGTCCGGCGCCACGGGCGCGCGGGCCAGCAGCACTTCCTCCTCGTCCGCCGCCGTGCCGCTCATATCGTGGTCGGGCCCTGTGCCGTGGCGCCCGCCGCGACCGCGGACGCGCTGCCGTCGCCCGGTACGTACGCCAGGACCTCCGCGAGGGTCCGGGCCGCGCGCTCCGCGTCCGCGAAGGAGGTGTAGAGCGGGGTGAAGCCGAAGCGCAGCACGTCGGGGTGGCGGAAGTCGCCGATCACGCCGTGCCGGATCAGCTCGCCCATCACCTCGCCGGCCCCCGCGCACTCCAGCGCGACCTGGCTGCCCCGCTCGTCGTGTGCCTCCGGGGTCACCGACCGCACCCGGCCGCGCGGCACGTACGCCCGGACGCACTCCAGGAAGAAGTCGGTCAGGGCGAGGCTCTTGGCGCGTACGTCCTCGACGGCCACGCCCTCCCAGGCCTCCAGCGCGGCTTCCAGGGCGAGCAGCGAGAGGATGTCCGGGGTGCCGACGCGGCCGCGTTCGATGCCCGCCGCCGGTACGTACGCGGGGTCCATGCCGAAGGGGTCGGCGTGGGAGTTCCAGCCGGGCAGGGGTGAGTCGAAGCGCGGCTGGTGCTCGGCGCGTACGTACAGGTAGGCGGGCGAGCCGGGGCCGCCGTTGAGGTACTTGTACGTGCAGCCGACCGCGAGGTCCACGCCGTGCGCGTCCAGGCCGACCGGCAGCGCGCCCGCGCTGTGGCAGAGGTCCCAGACGGCGAACGCGCCGGCTTCGTGCAGCGCGGCGGTGATGCCGGGCAGGTCGTTGAGCCGGCCGGTGCGGTAGTCGACGTGGTTGACCAGGGCGACGGCGGTACGGTCCGACACCTCGGCGGGCATCCGGGCGGCCTCGACGGGGCGCAGCGTACGGCCGGTGAGCCGGGCGGCCGACGCCGCGATGTAGCCGTCGGTCGGGAAGGTGGCCGCGTCGACCAGGATCTCGTCCCGGGGGACGCCGTCCACGGCCGGGCCGGTCTCGTCCGCCATGCGGACGGCGGCGACCACGGCCTTGAAGACGTTGACGCTGGTGGAGTCGCCGACCACGACCTGGCCCGGCGCGGCGCCGAGGAGCGGGGCGATCCGGTCGCCGATCCGCTCGGGCGCGGTCCACCAGCCGGATTCCGACCAGGAGCGGATGCGCAGCTCGCCCCATTCGCGGGCGACGACCTCGCGGACCCGTTCGGGGACCGCGTGCGGCAGCGCGCCGAGGGAGTTGCCGTCGAGGTAGACCGCCTCGTCGAGCACGAACTCCGCGCGCTTGCCGCTCAGCGGGTCGCCGTCGTCCAGCTGCGCGGCCCGGGCGGCGAGGTCGTCACGGACCACGGCCGCGGCGACGGCGCGGGCGGCCAGCGCGTCGCCCACGTCCGAAGGATCGATTCTCTGGCCGGACACGCCGGTACCGGCACTCTCGTTCCGCTGCGCTTCCTGCTGCACTTCGTCGTCACCCTCCGCTCGGGCCTGACCGCATCGCTTCGTCGTGGGGGGCCGCTCGGACCCGGCCGCGCCGCTCTCTCGTGAGGGCCGCTCGGACCCGGCCGTCCCGGTCCTGAGCGGCCGCTCCGGCACGAGTGCCCCGTCCGGCGGAGACGAGTGCCGCTGTCCGGCACCGGTCCGCTCAGACATGGCTGCGGGCCGTCCACAGCTCAGGGAAGACGTTTTTGCGGGCCCGCTTCTCCAGCCAGGCCACCCCGGAGGAGCCGCCGGTGCCCATCTTCGCGCCCATCGCCCGGCGGGTGGCCACCAGATGGTCGTTGCGCCAGCGCCAGACCAGTTCGGCGACGTCGGTGAGGACCTCCCCCAGCTCGACCAGCTCGTGCCGCGGGTCGCCTGCGTAGACCTCGGTCCAGGCGGCCTCGACGGCCGGGTGCGGCTCGTACCTGAGCGTGGGGTCGCGCTGCAGTACCGACACCGGGACGGCGAAGCCCCGGCGGTCCAGCAGCCGCAGCACCTCGTCCCACAGGCTCGGCTCGTGCAGCGCCTTCTCCAGCTCGGCGTACTCGCGCGGCGCGCCGCGGTGCGGGACGAGCATGGAGGCGGACTTCTCGCCGAGCAGGAACTCCAGCCGCCGGTACATCGCGGACTGGAAGCCGGAGCCGTCGCCGAGGGCGCCGCGGTAGGCGTTGAACTGCGCGGGGGTCAGCCGGGCCAGCGGCTTCCACGCGGCGTTGAGCGCTTCCAGCTCGTACGTGGAGCGGCGCAGCGCGTCGATCGCGGTGGGCACGTCGTCACGGCGCAGGGCCTGCGCCGCGGTGTGCCACTCGTGGACGATGCCGGTGAACCACAGCTCCATGACCTGGGTGGTCACCAGGAAGGCCATCTCTCCGGGGTCGTCGGAGAGCAGATGCTGGGCGTGGGTGAGCAGCTCCGCCTGTACGTAGTCCTCGTACGGCGTGGTGCCCTTGAAGTCCAGGTTCGGGTCCGCCTCCGCGTGGCCGACCGGGCAGCGCGGGGCCGGCTCCGGGGACGGGGACGCCTGGGACGCTGATGACGAGTGCGACATCAGAACTCCTCGTGATGCATGCCTCCGGGTAGCGGTCCGCCCCTTCCTGTCGGCATCGGAGCCCCGGTCCCCTCGTCAGGCCCGGCTCACCGGACCTGCTGCGCATCTTCCGCAACTCTCCGAGGTTTGGCAAGGGCCGTCCCGGCCGACCCGCGGGGCCGCCACCGGCTCAGGACCGGCCGGAACGCGTCGCCGGGCCGGTCCTGAGCGGGTCATCTCGGGAGGGGGCTCCCTCAGGAGAGCGTGTCGGCCGCGGTCGGCGAGGATTCGCGCAGGAAGGCCGTGCAGCGCTCGTACTCCTCCTGCTCGCCGATCGCCTGGGCGGCGCGGGCGAGCGCGTGCAGCGCCCGCAGGAAGCCGCGGTTCGGCTCGTGCTCGAACGGGACCGGGCCGTGGCCCTTCCAGCCGGCCCGGCGCAGCGCGTCCAGGCCGCGGTGGTAGCCGGTGCGGGCGTACGCGTAGGACTCGACGGTCCGGCCGGCCTGGAAGGCGTCGTCCGCCAGCTGTGCCCAGACCAGCGAGGACGCCGGGTACTTCGCGGCGACGTCGGCCGGTGCGGTGCCCGTGGCGAGCAGCTCACGGGGCTCCGGGTCGTCGGGCAGGTGGGTCGGGGGCGGTCCCCCGAGCAGGTTCTCGTGA includes these proteins:
- a CDS encoding ABC transporter permease, whose product is MTAVTAGPVVRSGPRDLAGTGALLRLALRRDRLMVPLWVLLLGLTVAGLTGPFEALYDTAAKRAELAQSMNANTSMRALYGPVFGDSIGGLVTWRMAGFGAVLAAVMSLLIVVRHTREEEETGRQELLSAAVVGRRAPISAALLTALLANAALAMVITAGLIESGQPVAGSLALGLAVGGCGMFFAGVATVAAQLTESARLAKGLTGAAVGLAFVLRAAGDAASADGSSPLTWLSPVGWAQHLRAYAGERWWVLLLFAAGTVGAACAGYALAARRDIGMSFLPARPGPARAPASLSGAFGLAWRLQRTTLLGWAVGFAVAGGVFGGIADGASDLVGDNEQTRRILERMGGAQALTDTFLATMAGMLGMVAALYATGAVLRLRGEETGDRAEPVLACAVGRLRWAVSHLLIAFLGTGVVLATGGVGLALGYGATVGDVGGRFGAVVGAALAQIPAVWVLAGLAAFLFGALPKLTTAAWGLTGASLGIGWIGPALDLPQWVMDLSPFSHLPKLPGGDATAAPFLWLLLTAVLSTAAGLIALRRRDMG
- a CDS encoding DUF3151 domain-containing protein → MAIHENLLGGPPPTHLPDDPEPRELLATGTAPADVAAKYPASSLVWAQLADDAFQAGRTVESYAYARTGYHRGLDALRRAGWKGHGPVPFEHEPNRGFLRALHALARAAQAIGEQEEYERCTAFLRESSPTAADTLS
- a CDS encoding response regulator gives rise to the protein MINVLIVDDQVMVREGFSVLLNAMPDIEVIGEAVNGRDAVQQVAALRPDVVLMDIRMPEVNGLEATREIAAADADAKVLVLTTFDLDEYVYQALRAGASGFLLKDASAGQLAEGVRIVASGEALLAPTVTKRLISEFSRLGAPRQPAQERIGDLTERETEVLVLVAQGLSNGEIAEHLVVAESTVKTHVSRILVKLGLRDRTQAAVFAYETGLVTPGF
- the kynU gene encoding kynureninase, with product MVRDDLAARAAQLDDGDPLSGKRAEFVLDEAVYLDGNSLGALPHAVPERVREVVAREWGELRIRSWSESGWWTAPERIGDRIAPLLGAAPGQVVVGDSTSVNVFKAVVAAVRMADETGPAVDGVPRDEILVDAATFPTDGYIAASAARLTGRTLRPVEAARMPAEVSDRTAVALVNHVDYRTGRLNDLPGITAALHEAGAFAVWDLCHSAGALPVGLDAHGVDLAVGCTYKYLNGGPGSPAYLYVRAEHQPRFDSPLPGWNSHADPFGMDPAYVPAAGIERGRVGTPDILSLLALEAALEAWEGVAVEDVRAKSLALTDFFLECVRAYVPRGRVRSVTPEAHDERGSQVALECAGAGEVMGELIRHGVIGDFRHPDVLRFGFTPLYTSFADAERAARTLAEVLAYVPGDGSASAVAAGATAQGPTTI
- a CDS encoding cytochrome P450; the encoded protein is MAAVAAFDPWSPEFVADPYPGYAELRRAGRVHHFPPTDQWLVPHHADVSALLRDRRLGRTYLHRFTHEEFGRTPPPPEHEPFHVLNDNGLLDMEAPDHTRLRRLVSKAFTPRTVEQLAPVVARLVDRLVEDFVAAGGGDLLTAIAEPLPVAVIGEMLGIPEADRSLLRPWSADICGMYELNPAAETARRAVRASLEFSAYLRELIAARRKDPGEDLISALIAAYDEGDRLTEQEMVSTCVLLLNAGHEATVNTTVNGWLALLRHPDQLAALRAAPDTLLPTAVEELLRYATPLQLFERWVLDDIEIDGTVVPRGAEVALLFGSANRDPARFDRPEELDLSRPENPHVSLGAGIHYCLGAPLARLELTASFGALLRAAPALRLAAEPSWKPNFVIRGPVELLVEV
- a CDS encoding tryptophan 2,3-dioxygenase family protein: MSHSSSASQASPSPEPAPRCPVGHAEADPNLDFKGTTPYEDYVQAELLTHAQHLLSDDPGEMAFLVTTQVMELWFTGIVHEWHTAAQALRRDDVPTAIDALRRSTYELEALNAAWKPLARLTPAQFNAYRGALGDGSGFQSAMYRRLEFLLGEKSASMLVPHRGAPREYAELEKALHEPSLWDEVLRLLDRRGFAVPVSVLQRDPTLRYEPHPAVEAAWTEVYAGDPRHELVELGEVLTDVAELVWRWRNDHLVATRRAMGAKMGTGGSSGVAWLEKRARKNVFPELWTARSHV
- a CDS encoding alpha/beta hydrolase family protein; the protein is MSGTAADEEEVLLARAPVAPDARVAYGDHPDQVVDLYRPPGTAYSPPAGRRTGPMVLLLHGGFWRVAYDRTHLSPLAAALARDGLPVALAEYRRAGGGGGLPETFDDVTSAVRVAAAEAHRGTPVVVAGHSAGGHLALWTAARPGPATAAVAVAPVADLARAHELRLSSGAVAEFLDGGAAAPLGRTALAERIAATDPVRLAPRVPVTILHGTADPDVPLELSQRYARTHRGTGTATAAAPGRDGTGADAVLGGPVALHELPGVGHYAAVTPGTEAYGALRDALLGVLSGTPRPVPGGGESGATGP